A window of the Lactuca sativa cultivar Salinas chromosome 5, Lsat_Salinas_v11, whole genome shotgun sequence genome harbors these coding sequences:
- the LOC128126061 gene encoding ribosome biogenesis protein ERB1-like, which produces MDHGKAIVDGGVSVEGTSGLLPHEKLKAESELSDSEGNLEPTTPLSLSERDEEDEDVESEVEPEEDYPEEEPEEDPEEEPEEDPEEESEGNHVEYHAEQRYETFHMPYVEYTPTSPGTYWERLYKDEMPQAQLEIHSLKRKIEEIDEHRSRLVQENQIRVDAAMKSKRKIQRLEQEVSELRKLTITKLWEGFVAWAKQAKATTYGLLDKVVGREPPQAEVLVIQSGPGDRKAKKIRKYLKEGKRILKYDDIVFKN; this is translated from the exons ATGGATCATGGAAAGGCAATCGTCGATGGTGGGGTGTCAGTTGAGGGTACTAGTGGGTTACTTCCCCACGAGAAGTTGAAGGCCGAGTCAGAGCTCTCTGACTCGGAAGGCAATCTGGAACCAACGACCCCACTCAGCCTCTCTGAACGGGATGAAGAAGACGAGGATGTGGAATCCGAGGTGGAGCCCGAAGaagatt aTCCTGAGGAGGAGCCCGAAGAAGATCCTGAGGAGGAGCCcgaagaagaccccgaggaggaatccgAGGGAAATCACGTGGAGTACCATGCGGAGCAAAGATACGAAACGTTCCATATGCCTTATGTGGAGTACACGCCAACTAGTCCTGGTACCTACTGGGAGCGACTTTATAAAGATGAAATGCCACAGGCACAGCTCGAGATTCACAGTTTAAAAAGAAAGATTGAAGAGATAGATGAACATAGGTCAAGGCTCGTACAGGAGAACCAAATAAGGGTTGATGCTGCTATGAAAAGTAAACGCAAGATACAAAGGTTGGAACAGGAGGTGTCAGAGCTAAGGAAACTGACTATCACTAAGTTGTGGGAAGGGTTTGTGGCTTGGGCAAAACAAGCCAAGGCCACGACTTACGGATTACTAGATAAGGTGGTTGGAAGAGAACCACCTCAGGCCGAGGTGTTGGTCATTCAAAGTGGTCCCGGAGATCGAAAAGCTAAAAAGATAAGGAAGTACTTGAAGGAGGGAAAGAGAATATTGAAATATGATGACATCGTTTTTAAAAATTAG